The following are from one region of the Paracholeplasma manati genome:
- a CDS encoding acetyl-CoA carboxylase carboxyltransferase subunit alpha — protein MSNTAWQHVLLARHPKRPTSRVLINTLFDDFIELHGDRQFSDDKSIIGGIATLNGIPVTIIAEEKGDSTNDKILHNFGMPHPEGYRKALRLMKQAEKFKRPIITIIDTPGAYPGLGAEERGQAQAIAFNLQEMMGLKVPILVIVLSEGGSGGALAIGVGDHVMMFEHSIYSILSPEGFASILFKDAKQAEHAASLMKLTAQDLLHFNIIDEIIPEGAGLHESKEGLFHLKSALSSKMAQITQEKITTILPKRYQKYRQMGVFLEGVSSELTQR, from the coding sequence ATGTCTAATACCGCATGGCAACACGTCTTGTTAGCGAGACATCCAAAAAGACCAACCAGCCGTGTCCTAATCAATACCTTGTTCGATGATTTCATTGAACTCCACGGGGACCGTCAATTCAGTGACGATAAATCCATCATTGGCGGTATCGCAACTTTAAACGGCATTCCAGTCACCATCATCGCTGAAGAAAAAGGCGATTCTACCAACGATAAAATTCTACATAACTTTGGTATGCCTCACCCTGAGGGGTACCGTAAAGCGTTACGTTTAATGAAACAAGCTGAAAAATTCAAACGTCCGATCATCACCATCATCGATACCCCAGGAGCATATCCAGGCTTAGGGGCAGAAGAACGCGGTCAGGCACAAGCCATCGCGTTCAACCTTCAAGAAATGATGGGTTTAAAAGTGCCTATCTTAGTCATCGTATTATCGGAAGGCGGTTCTGGTGGTGCTTTAGCGATTGGCGTGGGTGACCATGTCATGATGTTTGAACACAGCATCTATTCGATTTTATCGCCAGAAGGGTTCGCATCCATTTTATTTAAAGATGCAAAACAAGCAGAACACGCCGCATCTCTAATGAAATTGACAGCCCAGGATTTACTGCATTTCAATATCATCGATGAAATCATCCCTGAAGGGGCTGGTTTACACGAATCCAAAGAAGGTTTATTCCATTTAAAGAGTGCATTGAGCAGTAAGATGGCTCAAATCACCCAAGAAAAAATAACAACAATCTTGCCAAAAAGATATCAAAAATACCGTCAAATGGGCGTATTTTTAGAAGGAGTATCGAGTGAACTTACACAACGTTAA
- a CDS encoding beta-ketoacyl-ACP synthase III: MNLHNVKVVASGKYTPEKIVTNKDLEQIVETSDEWIRTRTGIQERRKAELETSTDMAYFAAKDAIESSGYDRSKIDLVIVATITSERQTPSVANLVMGRLGLKEGIMSFDVNAACTGFVYALEIASSLISTNQYQSALVIGSEKLSSVLDYTDRNTCILFGDGAGAVVIEQNPLAKASYYNASKADMTDILTVDKTIRMDGKKVYVFATDVVERSIRHILEVNHLTIDDIDAILPHQANERIIQSVAKSMNIPMEKFELNIATYGNTSAASIPILIAEYREKYKNKRVLLVGFGGGFTWGSAIVEV; encoded by the coding sequence GTGAACTTACACAACGTTAAAGTGGTGGCTTCTGGAAAGTATACCCCAGAAAAAATCGTCACCAATAAAGATTTAGAACAAATCGTTGAAACATCCGATGAATGGATCAGAACGAGAACTGGTATTCAAGAAAGAAGAAAAGCCGAGTTAGAAACCTCCACGGATATGGCGTATTTCGCCGCGAAAGACGCGATAGAATCTTCAGGTTATGATCGTTCCAAAATTGATTTGGTGATTGTCGCAACGATCACGTCTGAACGTCAAACCCCATCGGTCGCTAATCTCGTGATGGGTCGATTGGGTTTAAAAGAAGGCATCATGAGTTTTGATGTGAATGCGGCATGTACAGGTTTTGTGTATGCCTTAGAAATCGCATCCTCACTCATTTCAACCAATCAATATCAAAGTGCGTTGGTTATCGGGTCTGAAAAATTATCTTCGGTACTAGATTATACCGACCGTAATACTTGCATCCTATTTGGTGATGGTGCTGGTGCAGTGGTGATTGAACAAAACCCACTAGCCAAAGCATCGTATTACAACGCGTCGAAAGCCGACATGACCGACATTCTAACGGTGGATAAAACGATTCGCATGGATGGGAAAAAGGTCTATGTCTTCGCGACCGATGTGGTTGAACGAAGCATCAGACACATCCTTGAGGTCAATCATTTAACGATTGACGATATTGACGCGATTTTACCGCACCAAGCGAATGAACGCATCATCCAATCAGTAGCGAAATCGATGAACATTCCCATGGAAAAGTTCGAACTCAATATCGCAACCTATGGCAACACATCGGCAGCGAGCATTCCAATTTTGATTGCTGAATATCGAGAAAAATATAAAAATAAGAGAGTCCTTTTGGTAGGGTTCGGTGGCGGCTTCACTTGGGGTTCGGCCATCGTAGAGGTTTAA
- a CDS encoding DUF561 domain-containing protein, producing MKNITEILGTKYPIIQGGMANIANAVLASAVSNAGGLGLIGAGGYDANWVRTEIQKCKTLTDKPFGVNIMLMSPHAKDIAQVVIEEGVKIVTTGAGSPGIYIPAWKAAGIKVIPVVPSVALAVRMERAGVDAVIAEGTESGGHIGELTTMALIPQVADAVSIPVIAAGGIADQRGVLAAFALGAKGVQVGTVLLATKECPIHDNYKQIVVDAKDTDTVVTGRGTGAPVRVLKNKMAVEYLRIAEQGVPLAELEKLTLGSLRRAVFDGDVDRGSFMAGQISGLIKEVKSVQQVLSELFDGVDQYRQQLSVL from the coding sequence ATGAAAAATATAACAGAGATTTTAGGGACAAAATACCCCATCATTCAAGGGGGTATGGCGAACATCGCCAATGCAGTACTCGCCAGTGCGGTATCAAACGCTGGTGGGCTTGGTTTAATCGGGGCTGGCGGTTATGACGCCAATTGGGTTAGAACCGAAATCCAAAAGTGTAAGACTTTAACCGACAAACCGTTTGGAGTGAACATCATGCTCATGAGTCCACATGCGAAAGACATTGCACAAGTGGTGATTGAAGAAGGCGTGAAAATTGTTACAACCGGTGCGGGGTCTCCAGGGATTTATATTCCCGCATGGAAAGCCGCTGGCATCAAAGTCATTCCAGTAGTACCATCCGTCGCTTTGGCGGTTCGTATGGAACGTGCTGGTGTCGACGCGGTTATCGCTGAAGGGACAGAATCTGGTGGACACATCGGTGAACTCACCACGATGGCGTTGATTCCACAAGTCGCGGACGCGGTTAGTATTCCAGTGATTGCAGCTGGTGGAATTGCCGACCAAAGAGGTGTGCTTGCCGCTTTTGCACTAGGTGCGAAAGGGGTTCAAGTGGGTACTGTGTTACTGGCTACCAAAGAATGCCCAATTCATGACAACTACAAACAAATTGTGGTCGATGCGAAAGATACCGATACAGTGGTTACTGGTAGAGGTACTGGCGCACCTGTCCGTGTACTCAAAAATAAAATGGCAGTGGAATATTTAAGAATTGCTGAACAAGGCGTGCCACTGGCTGAACTTGAAAAACTAACCTTAGGCTCTTTGAGAAGAGCGGTATTCGATGGTGACGTTGATCGTGGTTCATTTATGGCAGGGCAAATCTCTGGTTTAATCAAAGAAGTTAAATCAGTTCAACAAGTCTTAAGTGAACTATTTGATGGTGTCGATCAATACCGTCAACAATTGAGTGTATTATAA
- a CDS encoding ACP S-malonyltransferase gives MGKLGLLFPGQGAQSIGMGLDFPNHEALFNTAQQATGLDILSAITTGERLNETLYTQLSVFLTSILALEIVKELKPTYQGLTGFSLGEYSGLYASNVLTLHDAIKLIHERSQLMQAETLKTQGFMAAVLGLSASDVDATLAKVTTGKVVCANYNSPIQTVISGEEQAFVEAEQLLKAAGAKRVIKLAVSGAFHSPLMKPAGESLLNYLSQMTLQNPAVPVYLNTTAQPLSLDTLKSEMSKQVYSSVRFQQTIEQMALDGFTHFLEIGPGQVLGPLVKKINPELETFSFGKYSELDNLKGWLLTHGFIQ, from the coding sequence ATGGGTAAACTCGGTTTATTATTCCCTGGTCAAGGGGCACAATCGATCGGGATGGGGTTAGATTTTCCCAATCATGAAGCGCTATTCAATACGGCACAACAAGCCACAGGCTTGGATATCTTAAGTGCCATAACCACAGGTGAACGCTTAAATGAAACCTTATATACCCAGTTATCGGTGTTCTTAACATCCATATTGGCTTTAGAGATTGTAAAAGAGTTAAAGCCAACCTATCAAGGGTTGACAGGGTTTAGTTTAGGGGAATATTCAGGACTTTATGCATCCAATGTTTTAACGCTTCATGACGCGATTAAACTCATTCATGAACGCTCGCAATTGATGCAAGCTGAAACCTTAAAAACACAAGGCTTCATGGCAGCGGTCTTGGGGCTAAGTGCTTCAGATGTGGATGCAACCTTAGCTAAAGTCACCACTGGTAAAGTCGTTTGTGCCAACTACAACAGCCCGATTCAAACCGTCATTAGTGGTGAAGAACAAGCGTTTGTAGAAGCAGAACAACTGTTAAAAGCCGCTGGTGCGAAACGTGTGATTAAGTTGGCTGTATCTGGGGCATTTCATTCGCCTTTGATGAAACCCGCTGGTGAATCACTCTTGAATTACTTAAGCCAAATGACGCTTCAAAACCCAGCTGTTCCTGTGTATTTAAATACGACAGCCCAACCACTTTCATTAGATACACTGAAATCAGAAATGTCCAAACAAGTCTATAGTTCGGTGCGTTTTCAACAAACGATTGAACAAATGGCATTGGATGGCTTTACCCATTTCTTAGAAATTGGTCCTGGACAAGTGTTGGGGCCATTGGTCAAGAAAATCAACCCAGAACTGGAAACGTTCAGTTTTGGCAAATATAGTGAATTAGACAATTTGAAAGGATGGTTATTAACCCATGGATTTATCCAATAA
- the fabG gene encoding 3-oxoacyl-[acyl-carrier-protein] reductase has translation MDLSNKVAIITGGAAGIGRAITKTLAAYGAKVVINYNRSAEAAESLKQEIEAAGGEALIVQADISKFVDAEKLVAATIERFGTINILVNNAGITDDALILRMSETQFDRVIDTNLKGVWNVTKNAAKTLLKSGYGRVINISSVSGVLGNAGQTNYSAAKAGVIGLTKALAREFASREVTVNAVAPGFIETDMTRKLSDDVRNQWQAQIPLKRFGQDTEVAEVVAFLASPLGAYITGHTLEVDGGLVM, from the coding sequence ATGGATTTATCCAATAAAGTAGCGATTATCACAGGGGGTGCCGCTGGTATCGGCCGCGCCATCACAAAAACTTTGGCAGCCTACGGTGCGAAAGTAGTCATCAATTACAACCGTTCTGCAGAAGCAGCAGAATCCTTAAAACAAGAAATCGAAGCGGCTGGTGGTGAAGCCCTCATCGTCCAAGCCGACATCTCAAAATTTGTAGACGCTGAAAAATTGGTGGCTGCCACGATTGAACGTTTTGGTACGATCAATATTTTGGTCAATAACGCGGGCATTACAGATGACGCACTCATCTTGCGTATGAGTGAAACCCAATTTGACCGCGTCATCGATACCAACCTTAAAGGGGTTTGGAATGTGACTAAAAACGCTGCTAAAACCTTATTAAAATCCGGTTATGGTCGTGTCATTAATATTTCATCTGTATCCGGTGTTTTAGGCAATGCTGGACAAACCAACTACAGTGCGGCTAAAGCAGGTGTGATTGGGTTAACCAAAGCATTGGCTAGAGAATTCGCATCCCGTGAAGTTACGGTCAATGCGGTTGCACCTGGTTTTATTGAGACCGATATGACGAGAAAACTATCGGACGATGTCAGAAACCAATGGCAAGCTCAAATCCCACTCAAACGCTTTGGACAAGATACCGAAGTCGCTGAAGTGGTAGCCTTTCTTGCAAGCCCACTCGGGGCTTACATCACAGGTCATACCTTAGAAGTTGATGGCGGGTTGGTGATGTAG
- the fabF gene encoding beta-ketoacyl-ACP synthase II, with amino-acid sequence MKRRVVVTGLGLVSPLGNTVESSFQAMIEGKNGIDFITLEDTTNWKVKLAGEVKNLNFEDFIDRKEVKRSDRAVLLALIAADEAYKQAKLEGADIDRTRFGLFVGSGIGGLTTIQEEVSTFATRGQDRMSPFFIPNSIINLIGAKIGIKYQIYGPNLPQVTACSAATNSIGEAFRYIRDGYLDIAMTGGAEAPVNGIGVGGFAAMKALNTSNNPDRASIPFDAERSGFVIAEGAGIIMLESYDHAIKRGAPILAEMVGYGSSTDAFHMTSPDEEARGITLCLKQALQDAGIEPKDVGYINAHGTSTVLNDKFETMGIKKAFGPAAYDVNISSTKSMTGHALGAAGAIETIAVIKALQTGMIPPTIHYEKADPDCDLNYTPNVAVKRDIQYGMNVNIGFGGQNAAIIFKKV; translated from the coding sequence ATGAAAAGAAGAGTTGTTGTTACTGGACTAGGACTGGTGAGTCCTTTAGGCAATACCGTTGAATCCTCCTTTCAAGCGATGATTGAAGGTAAAAACGGGATTGACTTTATTACCTTAGAAGATACCACCAACTGGAAAGTGAAACTGGCTGGTGAAGTTAAAAATTTAAACTTTGAAGATTTCATCGACCGTAAAGAAGTCAAGCGTTCAGACCGTGCGGTCTTACTCGCTTTAATCGCAGCCGATGAAGCGTATAAACAAGCCAAACTCGAAGGTGCTGACATTGACCGCACTCGATTTGGACTATTCGTAGGTAGCGGTATTGGGGGATTAACAACCATCCAAGAAGAAGTCTCTACCTTCGCGACCCGTGGTCAAGACCGCATGTCGCCATTCTTTATTCCAAACTCCATCATCAATTTGATCGGGGCGAAGATTGGGATCAAATATCAAATTTATGGCCCAAATCTACCTCAAGTCACGGCATGTTCAGCAGCCACCAACTCGATTGGTGAAGCGTTCCGTTATATCCGTGATGGGTATTTAGACATCGCCATGACCGGTGGCGCAGAAGCCCCAGTGAATGGCATTGGTGTCGGTGGATTCGCTGCGATGAAAGCCTTAAATACCTCAAACAATCCAGACCGTGCATCGATTCCATTTGACGCAGAACGCAGTGGGTTTGTGATTGCAGAAGGCGCAGGCATCATCATGCTAGAATCGTATGACCACGCCATTAAACGAGGTGCACCGATTCTCGCCGAAATGGTGGGTTATGGGTCTTCAACCGATGCATTTCATATGACATCACCCGATGAAGAAGCCAGAGGGATTACCCTATGTTTAAAACAAGCCCTTCAAGACGCGGGTATTGAACCAAAAGATGTGGGTTACATCAATGCCCACGGTACATCGACTGTTTTGAATGATAAGTTCGAAACGATGGGCATTAAAAAAGCCTTTGGACCAGCGGCTTATGATGTTAACATCTCATCGACCAAATCAATGACAGGTCATGCCTTAGGTGCAGCCGGTGCGATTGAAACCATCGCTGTGATCAAAGCCTTACAAACCGGTATGATTCCACCAACCATTCACTATGAAAAAGCAGACCCAGATTGTGACCTCAATTACACACCGAATGTGGCTGTGAAGCGAGATATCCAATACGGTATGAACGTCAATATTGGTTTTGGTGGTCAAAACGCTGCCATCATCTTTAAAAAGGTGTAG
- the fabZ gene encoding 3-hydroxyacyl-ACP dehydratase FabZ, producing MLNQEQIKQILPHRDPFLMIDEITFLEPLKKAIGVKHVKLTEDYFRGHFPSKPVMPGVLIIESLAQVGAVALLSSESYQGKIAFFTGIESAKFRKSVLPGDELVLECEITKVRGPFGFGSGKAYVNGELVCEANISFAVGN from the coding sequence ATGCTCAATCAAGAACAAATCAAACAAATATTACCGCATCGTGACCCATTTTTGATGATCGATGAAATCACGTTTTTAGAACCCCTTAAAAAGGCTATTGGTGTTAAACATGTCAAACTGACTGAAGACTATTTTAGAGGTCATTTCCCATCTAAACCGGTGATGCCTGGGGTCCTCATCATTGAGTCCTTAGCACAAGTCGGTGCCGTCGCGTTGTTATCCTCTGAAAGCTATCAAGGCAAAATCGCGTTTTTCACTGGTATTGAATCCGCGAAATTTAGAAAAAGTGTCTTACCAGGCGATGAACTCGTCTTAGAATGTGAAATCACGAAAGTCCGTGGACCGTTCGGTTTTGGGTCCGGCAAAGCGTATGTGAATGGTGAACTGGTGTGTGAAGCCAACATATCATTCGCTGTAGGCAATTGA
- a CDS encoding biotin--[acetyl-CoA-carboxylase] ligase codes for MSYTILEYKTLDSTNTFLKTHYEALSHLTIVRTRHQTAGRGQFDRTWSSKPNDNILCSILLKDIALDKVEFHKQWVEQGLIRYLQNQGLSVTFKAPNDLYIGTKKICGILTESKSDAQRFNYVVIGFGLNVNQTDFEGLNATSMALELKHNLDVDGVFESLIQFLLSTYGD; via the coding sequence ATGAGCTATACCATTTTAGAATACAAGACACTCGATTCTACCAACACATTTTTAAAAACCCATTACGAAGCCTTATCGCATTTAACGATCGTGAGAACCCGTCACCAAACGGCCGGTCGTGGTCAGTTTGATCGCACATGGTCATCGAAACCCAATGACAACATCCTGTGTTCCATCCTGTTAAAGGATATCGCACTGGATAAAGTCGAGTTTCATAAACAATGGGTAGAACAAGGGCTCATTCGATACCTTCAAAACCAAGGTTTAAGCGTCACCTTCAAAGCACCCAATGATCTCTATATTGGGACAAAGAAGATTTGTGGCATATTGACCGAATCCAAAAGCGATGCTCAACGATTCAATTACGTGGTCATCGGGTTTGGACTCAATGTCAATCAAACCGACTTTGAAGGCTTAAATGCGACATCCATGGCTTTAGAATTAAAACATAATCTCGATGTAGATGGCGTGTTTGAATCGCTCATTCAATTCTTACTATCTACCTATGGTGACTAA
- a CDS encoding biotin transporter BioY has product MTKLNHWIKIAAMTAILCISVYLVPPIIVFGGVPLTIQTFIIFLIAYLFTPKDALWTLSLYILIGVMGLPVFSGGSSGLTALLGPTGGFLMMFPLVAYLIARFKSKDKQMAVDLLVTFGFGIVLLYAVSAIWLSYVLSMSYIQGITLLLPFVPLDILKVVIAHTVYQKMPSLYELSTH; this is encoded by the coding sequence ATGACGAAACTCAACCATTGGATCAAAATAGCCGCGATGACGGCTATTTTATGCATATCTGTATATTTGGTACCACCCATCATCGTATTTGGTGGGGTACCGTTAACCATTCAAACATTCATCATTTTCTTAATTGCCTATTTGTTTACACCCAAAGATGCGTTATGGACATTGAGTCTGTACATCCTCATTGGTGTGATGGGTTTACCCGTTTTTTCTGGTGGTAGTAGTGGTTTAACCGCTCTGCTTGGACCCACAGGTGGGTTTTTGATGATGTTTCCCTTAGTAGCTTATTTGATTGCTAGATTTAAATCGAAAGACAAACAAATGGCTGTGGATTTACTGGTCACCTTTGGATTTGGGATTGTATTGTTATACGCTGTCTCAGCCATTTGGTTATCCTATGTTCTATCCATGTCCTATATTCAAGGCATCACCCTATTACTTCCATTTGTGCCATTAGACATCTTAAAAGTGGTCATCGCACATACTGTGTACCAAAAAATGCCATCCTTATACGAACTATCTACACATTAG
- a CDS encoding nitronate monooxygenase yields MTKFLPKIIQGGMGVGVSSTKLANTVSRAGQLGVVSGTALGLTFARRLMQKGNEVYLEAMNHFPFKKVIEKIKAKFSVKSDQDPFKMVEMPTIHPSEDLNELIVVANFVEVHLAKKGHNGVVGINFLEKIQFPTLASIYGAILAGVDYILMGAGIPHRIPDVIKKLTNHEDASLPIKVANEQQNDIELSTFSPKAFAQDEALPELTKPQFLAIIGSHTLANYLMKSEFGSPDGFVVELPVAGGHNAPPRGNYALTESGEPIYGARDVVDFEALKAINKPFWLAGGFGNPDGLQKALSLGAVGIQVGTAFAFSNESGFEATLKQRVLRQVIEGTVRVKTDIKASPTGFPFKVASVEGTLSEDDTYASRKRVCDLGYLREAYRKDNGSIGYRCPSEPVEDYVRKGGKVEDTVGRKCLCNGLVAGIGLGQKRKNGHDELPLVTSGDDLLFLGPLVDLESYSYSAVDVLNYLLNT; encoded by the coding sequence ATGACTAAATTTTTACCTAAAATCATCCAAGGTGGGATGGGTGTGGGCGTGAGTTCAACAAAACTCGCCAATACCGTATCACGCGCTGGACAACTCGGTGTGGTCTCAGGGACAGCACTCGGTTTGACCTTCGCTCGAAGACTCATGCAAAAAGGCAATGAAGTCTATTTAGAAGCGATGAACCATTTCCCTTTTAAAAAAGTGATTGAAAAGATCAAAGCGAAGTTTTCAGTGAAAAGCGATCAAGACCCATTTAAAATGGTTGAAATGCCGACCATTCATCCTTCAGAAGATTTGAATGAACTCATCGTGGTAGCGAACTTTGTTGAAGTTCATTTAGCTAAAAAAGGTCACAACGGTGTCGTTGGCATAAACTTCTTAGAGAAAATCCAATTTCCTACTTTAGCATCCATTTATGGGGCTATTTTAGCGGGTGTGGATTACATTTTGATGGGTGCTGGTATTCCACATAGAATTCCGGATGTGATTAAAAAACTAACCAACCATGAAGACGCGAGTCTACCGATTAAGGTTGCCAATGAACAACAAAATGACATTGAACTATCGACTTTTTCACCCAAAGCATTCGCCCAAGATGAAGCGTTGCCTGAACTCACCAAACCACAATTCTTAGCCATCATTGGTTCACATACGTTGGCCAATTACTTGATGAAAAGTGAATTTGGTTCGCCTGACGGATTCGTGGTGGAATTACCTGTGGCTGGTGGGCACAATGCACCACCTCGTGGTAATTACGCACTCACTGAGTCTGGTGAACCTATTTATGGTGCGCGTGATGTGGTTGATTTTGAAGCCTTAAAAGCCATCAACAAGCCGTTTTGGTTAGCAGGTGGGTTTGGTAATCCTGATGGTCTTCAAAAAGCCCTATCTTTAGGTGCAGTAGGTATTCAAGTGGGTACAGCCTTCGCTTTTTCCAATGAATCGGGCTTTGAAGCTACTTTAAAACAACGCGTGTTACGTCAAGTGATTGAAGGAACAGTGCGTGTTAAAACCGATATCAAAGCCTCTCCAACCGGGTTCCCATTTAAAGTTGCAAGCGTTGAAGGAACATTGTCAGAAGATGATACATACGCATCGAGAAAACGTGTGTGTGATTTAGGGTATTTGCGTGAAGCATACCGTAAAGATAATGGCTCCATTGGCTATCGATGCCCATCGGAACCGGTAGAAGATTATGTCCGTAAAGGTGGCAAAGTCGAAGATACCGTGGGTCGTAAATGTTTGTGCAATGGTTTAGTGGCTGGCATTGGTTTAGGTCAAAAACGCAAAAATGGTCATGATGAATTGCCTTTGGTTACTTCAGGGGATGATTTGTTATTTTTAGGACCACTTGTTGATCTTGAATCGTATAGTTATTCAGCTGTAGATGTGTTGAACTATTTATTAAATACATAA
- a CDS encoding glycoside hydrolase family 3 protein, protein MKKIINLVQVILLLVVLMACTNQSPKVIDGPEDFDTIEEKVEWWIANLTLDEKAGQMIQAERINNNNGISVDDARRLNIGSVLNGGGNVPATNNVPSWYLMYQSYYQASITSSSGIPLIYGVDAVHGHGNLQNATIFPHNIGLAAANNPELMRAIGEVTAYEIAQTGLTYNFSPSLGIIKDKRWGRTYETFGENPAVPMNLIGPYIEGLQTYGIAASAKHFVGDGYTTYGTGLGGKLDRGNATITLDDLENIHLPLYREAIEAGVKTIMVSYSSLNGLQMHENAHMITDVLKGEMGFKGFVISDYNGIDNIAENGFEQKVAAAINAGIDMLMQPHNFEDTIAAIKIGVQTGDIPMARIDDAVSRILTVKYELGLFETKERLAADLRNAESLAVARQAVRESLVLLKNEQNVLPLSKDMDLLVVGQGSNNIGIQSGGWTMTWQGSDNLNIAGTSILKAFRESTSGQIYTNMADVDKADAIVLVISERPHAEMMGDSVGLSLIDDTGYPQNLTWINQVKNTGKPVIAIMLSSKPLLVTDYIDGFDAFVMAFLPGTEGAGITDVLYGDYNFVGKLPYTYPLNASQAADTMLNPNYNPEDYLFPYGYGLTYSN, encoded by the coding sequence ATGAAAAAAATTATCAATTTGGTTCAAGTGATTTTATTATTGGTTGTATTGATGGCCTGTACCAACCAAAGCCCTAAAGTCATTGATGGACCTGAAGATTTTGACACCATCGAAGAAAAAGTCGAGTGGTGGATTGCTAATTTGACCTTAGATGAAAAAGCTGGTCAAATGATTCAAGCAGAAAGAATCAATAACAATAACGGGATCTCTGTCGATGACGCAAGAAGACTCAACATCGGTTCTGTTTTAAATGGGGGTGGGAATGTGCCTGCAACCAACAATGTACCGAGTTGGTACTTGATGTATCAATCGTATTATCAAGCCTCGATTACCAGTTCTTCAGGTATCCCATTGATTTACGGGGTAGATGCGGTGCATGGTCATGGGAACTTACAAAACGCGACGATTTTCCCACACAACATTGGGTTAGCTGCTGCGAACAACCCAGAGCTTATGAGAGCGATTGGTGAAGTCACAGCTTATGAAATCGCACAAACTGGACTCACGTATAATTTTTCACCTTCACTCGGTATCATTAAAGACAAAAGATGGGGTAGAACCTATGAAACCTTTGGTGAAAACCCTGCCGTTCCGATGAATTTGATTGGACCTTACATTGAAGGCTTACAAACCTATGGGATCGCAGCCTCTGCGAAACACTTTGTGGGTGATGGATACACCACGTATGGGACGGGTTTAGGGGGTAAATTAGACCGCGGAAACGCGACGATTACACTCGATGATTTAGAAAATATTCATTTACCGTTATACCGAGAAGCCATTGAAGCTGGGGTTAAAACCATCATGGTTTCTTACAGCAGTTTAAATGGATTACAAATGCATGAGAATGCCCACATGATTACCGATGTTTTAAAAGGTGAAATGGGCTTTAAGGGGTTTGTTATATCGGATTATAACGGGATTGATAATATCGCAGAGAATGGTTTTGAACAGAAGGTAGCAGCAGCCATTAATGCTGGCATCGATATGCTGATGCAACCCCATAATTTTGAAGACACCATCGCAGCGATCAAAATCGGTGTTCAAACCGGTGATATCCCAATGGCACGCATCGATGACGCGGTATCGCGTATATTAACCGTAAAATATGAATTGGGTTTATTTGAAACCAAAGAACGACTTGCAGCGGATTTAAGAAACGCCGAGAGTCTAGCAGTCGCCAGACAAGCGGTAAGAGAATCCTTAGTATTATTAAAGAACGAACAAAATGTATTGCCATTATCGAAAGATATGGATTTATTAGTCGTCGGTCAAGGGTCAAACAACATTGGTATCCAATCTGGTGGTTGGACCATGACGTGGCAAGGCAGTGACAATTTAAACATTGCGGGCACTTCCATATTAAAAGCGTTTAGGGAATCCACCTCTGGACAAATCTATACCAATATGGCCGATGTTGATAAAGCAGATGCGATTGTCTTGGTGATATCCGAAAGACCACACGCTGAAATGATGGGTGATTCTGTAGGATTATCCTTAATCGACGATACAGGCTACCCTCAAAACCTCACCTGGATCAACCAAGTTAAAAACACAGGTAAGCCAGTCATCGCCATTATGTTGTCATCCAAACCACTCTTAGTGACAGATTACATTGACGGGTTCGATGCGTTTGTAATGGCATTCCTACCTGGCACTGAAGGGGCTGGGATTACCGATGTCTTATACGGGGATTATAACTTTGTTGGGAAACTCCCTTATACCTATCCACTCAATGCGTCACAAGCAGCAGATACGATGTTAAATCCAAATTATAACCCTGAAGATTATCTGTTCCCATATGGGTATGGGTTAACCTACTCCAATTAA